Within the Miscanthus floridulus cultivar M001 chromosome 17, ASM1932011v1, whole genome shotgun sequence genome, the region GCCAGGTGGGACCGaggcgccgccggcgccggcgggcgCCCAGGTGGCGGCCGCGCGTCCccctcgccgccaccgccgcagccgcagccgcggcGGCGCGATACCATTACCGGGGAACGGCCGGCGCGGAGGTCCCCGTCGCCCGCGGCGAAGCGGACGCAGGAGCAGCGCCGTGTGGGCGCCGCTTCTGCAGCCTCTGGGACTGGGACACAGCGTAAGCCGCCTGTGCCCGTAAGGCCctgtggccgcgcgtcgccacgGCGTGGGCAGGAGGCGaccgcgcccgcgcctcccgaGCTGTCGCCGCCGGCGCAGCCACGCGAGCCTGAGGATTGTGCGTCTCCGCCACCGGTGCTACCGGAGGAGAATGCCGGCGCCGTTGCAGGCGACGGTGAGGGGAAGGAGTCGCTGGACAACCCGTTGGTGGCCATGGAGTGCTTCATCTTCTTGTAGCACTGACCTTCTCCCCTCACATTCTCAGCTGCCTGTCAGCCAATTACTCCACAGTTAGTTTTAGCAGGAGTAACGAGGTAGTAGCagactagcagtagcagctttttTTTTATCCCCGCGGGAGAAAATTACTCCCAGGTTATTTCCGTAGCACCGTCAGATTCAGATTCAGATTCAGGTTATTTCTGACGTGCTGTTGTATTCCTTTGCCCGTGATGTCAATCTGTAGAGTACCTATCCGATCAAGCATGTCTAGTTCTAATCTTCTGTTCCTTTTGCAATGCCGAGTCATTCAGGGTGGAACCGTGGAAAGGCATTCCATTTGTTATATTTTGCCATTCTCTATTTCATTAGACTGCCCGCCAATTCGATTTGCACTGCTGGAAAGCTTCTCCATCTCTCACACACACGTGTGTTCTTTTACCGTTAGCGCCCCTAACCACGCACCGTTGGCCCAATTTGCGGTGCAGCAGCAAGGATTTGGCGGTAGATGGTGCAAATTTCGCAGTGTCTTCCATGATCCAGGGCCCCAGGCCTCTCTTTACTTCTTTTCAAGAATTGTGTATATACTAGTATACTAATAGGATGGTCATTCAGAGTCCAAGAAATACAGGGTGCGTTTGTTTGCCTAGCCCAATTAGGCCACTGCGCCATAAGAGTGCAACATGGGCTGATTGATTGCCTGGGCGGGCTTGGGAGCTAGCTCCACATGCTCCCTAAAGCACCCCTCGCCCTAGCCTTGGGGGAACGAAAAAGAATTTCGTTTCTCTCGGGCTCAGCCCGAGCCGGCGCAACAGAGGCAGCAGCGAGTGATTCCGTCACCTCGGTGCCTCTTACCTCCTCCTCGTCTTCTCCACGAAATCGCGAACCACGcaggccgccgccggcgagcgagCCACGTGAAAGGgtccgtgacgcctaagagggggaggagggagttgaattaggcaacttaaaagtctaactctcaactatgacctctttttctattcttagcaaaatctatgcaaaagataaactatctaaatgtgtaactacggttttgctagtgtgttactatctctaccgcaaaaggagttatgcaaacaatgtaaatgtggaagctaaaaagtaagatagagatatgcaaactcccgtcgacgaccccggtatttttaccgaagaatcgagaagcacgtaagctcccccctaatcctcgttggagcccctcgcaaggaatccctcgcaagggtcaagttcccggtcgggtaactccgtggatagccccgggccttctccacgcgcaagtgggtctccggtgtgtcttccgacaagcctctcccggaccgctccccaccgtcttcactatcaagctttccggccgaaacgccgcgggccttgttctctccggtacacggtggcggccacaccacaaacgtggttggtgtgatctcgcaagactacaagccctccgatgtacaacaatagtgtacgcaagcaccgagtggtaagaggtatgcaaacctcactaaatactaggcctaaacctagagcaagcgcataagcggtggtctaatcaacctaagcactttacaAAAAGCACCTAcgttaatcacctaatgaatcactaagcactatgcaagtggagataacTAAAATAGCGTATCAACAcctttggtatgttttctcagctcccctcacagctcaaatggccggtcgaggggtctatttataagccccactaagaatgTCGTCGTTGGGACGaaacccacttttctgctactgaccggacgctgatcacgtcctgaccggacgcgtccggtcgtcccgaccgttggagcgcgcgcgctgatcggactctgggctgaGTCCGACCGCGCTGGcgtcgctctagaacctctctgaaaAAAATCGGACGCTACACTTCGTGTGTCTGGTCGTCTAGTGTGTTGCGTCCGGTCACGTTGAAAAACACTgccgtgatgatgaacagtgtcatcggtgcgtccgatcactgctttgctcagcgtccggtcacagctgccgatgcctgctgttgcctggcaactgatcggacgcgtctagtcactcatagggccgcacccggtcacctctgccgagctcgtttcttcacgatcttacgttcggcttggtttcaatcttcgtgcttggactttgcgtgaccttgtatgtcttatatgcatcttcacatgtctttcttaaggtgttgatcatcggatcatcacgtcgccttcgtccaagtcacgttttacatcctattgaactataaaacaattacttacaaattcattagttcaatttgattgtgttggtcatcaaacataaAAATCTAAAGTAAAATGCGCCTAGGTCCATTTTCCTCACACCATAGGTGCGCCCCACGATGCCCTACAGGCCACAGGGGCGGGCGCCGCCGTTGCGGGCGAGCAGGCCGCCGCTCGCACCTCCGCCGCCTCATGCCACTCACCGCGCCGCTGCCCTTCCCCCTCCTCGACCGCGTCCTCGCCGCTTCGCGTAGGAGCTGCTCCTCTCCGCGCACTGCTGCCCCTCCACCGCGGCGAGATCTAGAACCGGTACTTTGACCTGCACCTCATCCCCATTGCGCTTTGCCTCGGGCGAGCAGGCTGCAGGCGCGGGCGGTGCAGCCCCGCGGGCTAAGGGAAGACGACGACGTGCTCTCTCCATTCtcccttctcttctcttcctttgtttgtactctctctctctctacggtGCGGCCATGGATTAGATTGGTCACCGGCTGAAGTCCATGTCCTCAAGGTGTTTGTGCAAATGTCTCCGTGGTAGGTGCTGGGAAGAAGAAAGGGATAACTCTACCCATGAGCTGGTGCAGGGTAGTTGTATTCGCTTGTGCAGCCTACCAAACAATATGCGGTCCTTACCTGGCTTAGCTTCATACACCGAAACAAATACGAGTAGTTGCACACGGTAAGCATGTTCCAATCCAGCCGGTCTCTGGCCAGCCACTCGAGCCACCCTTTTGCAGGGAAACAAACATGCCCACGGTACTCCTTTCCTTTGCCAGTTCAATAATGGCCTGTTTAgtttccattttttttttttttgcctcctacagtaaaagagcatgtttggacatatgtatgaagtactaaatgtagacgaaaaaaaactaattacacagttctcGACAAAAATCGCGAGaccaatcttttaagcctaattagtccatgaaaagccttaagtgctacagtaacctacATGTGCTAATGGCCGATTAATTAGTATcgttagattcgtctcgcagtttcctggtgggttctgtaatttgttttttttattagtattaaaAACCCCTCCCGACATCTTTCCGACACATATGatgtgacaaaaaaaaaaaattttcgCTCCGCAACTAAACACACCTGCTCAAGGCCGACACAGCCAACATAAAAAGCCATCTCGTCCTCGTCCATGTCCTGTGCAACCGGATTGCCGATCCAATGCGACGGGATGCCTCGCGCTGCATATTCAATGGCGAGCCCTGCCAAGTGTTCCTTCAATGCCGTAGCAGGGGCCAGGTGGCACGTGTCACAAGCGCATCGCAGCAGGACAAGTGTACTGTGTACGCGAACGCGAACGCAACGGGAGCTGTCGCAACAGCGGTAAAAACTACCGGAGTGCTCATCTACATGGGGTGCGGGCGCAGCGCATTGCATCTCTCCAGTACACGCGCAGCCGTCACACAACTTTTGCCCATACTCGGGGAGTCGAGGTCGAGGGTGGTTCGCGCGTTCCAGAGACTGAGACGGTATGGCACCGACGCGCCGGACGGGGACGTGCGCAAGTGACCCGCGCGGCGTCACTGGCAGGCGGCAGCAACGACACACGCGCGCCCCGCGGCGCCGGTCACTCGGGTCACGGGGTTGGCGCGTTCAGGCAGACTACCAGACCAGTGGCGCACGAGGCGCGAACACGCGTTGAAGTACAGGCCGACCCGCACGGCCGCACTCCGCGGCCGCCTGTCCGCCGCTCCTGCTCTGCTCCCCAGGCTTCTTTCGTTTTCCTGTTCCAATCGCGCCGACACATTGACGTTGTGGCGTTGCCCTCCCCGCCTCCGCGACGGTTCTGCTGCCGCTGCAGGCTGCACCGCACCTACCGGCGGCTACCGAGACGTTTCCCTTTCCTCCGGTCGGTTTCTACCGCGCCGCGCGGAGGGCGGGGGAGATCGCGCTCGCGCTCGCGCCGGCCGACCGGCGGGGATCTTTTACCAGGACCGAAGCAGTGGGCCGGGGGGACGGCGGATCACAAGCCCCGATGCGGCCGGCGTGCATCGGGTGGCAGGCAGCGAGGCCGCTGCGCTTTTTTGCCCGCCACTTCGCCCCACGCCCCAGCTTTGCGTTGCGCCTTTGCAGTTGTTGCAGCTGCAGCCTGGGGTGATGGGTGCAGCCGTGCAGGTGCGGCGAGCCAGCCAGCACcagcagtggcagtggcagtTTCTCGATCCAGACGATGCGGGGAAAAGGGCACTCGCGTGCCGACATGCGCCAGTGACGCCGAGCCCGTCAGGCCCGGCCTTTTCCTCGTTGCGCCGCAGCTTTCCGGTGGCGAACCTTTTCGATTCTGGGGTATCGCGACATCAGTGGATGTGGACGCTGCCTGTGCGTGCGCGTCgtacggctgctgctgctgccgcactGCACGTCTCGGCACGCAACGAAACACACGCAGTGGGCGCAGATCCAGCCCAGAACAGGTCCGTATTTCGTGTAGGCCAGGCCCACTAACAACTGCTGAATTCAAATCATCAAATGCCTGTTTCATAGAAACCTCAGGCAGAAGtttctcaaaaagaaaaagaaaagaagaaacccCTCATGGGACCTTAGACCACAGGAGTACAGGCTACATACAGGCCGACCGTTCCAGACTTCCAGTCATGGCTAGAACAAGAAATTTGGACACCTCTGTCCAATTTATTTTAAGGCACAACTTCGTGACGAATTGAATTAAGTTCACAAACGCCTCGGTCGAATTTATTCTCAGGCACAACTCCGCGAGGAATTTATTCAAGTTCACAGAGGTTTCCTTGACAGTACACACAAAAAATTTCGATCACTCAACCCAACAAACATAGCAACGCCAAAGGGAGCCTTCCTTTTCTGTTGTCAACGGAGTTGACAACTTCTTTTTCTCGTTTATCTGGAGAGCCTTGGTCATATAATTAATCCCGTGGCCAAAATTGTGCTGGGAGCCTGGGATTTTATCTGACGGAAGCGAAATCTTCATGCGGCTGATGGTGACTCTGCCCACTTGTTCACCACCTCTTTCAATTTGTCGAATCCCTGGAATACGAGAGATGGGTAAGGTGATCAACTAAAAGGCAATTCCAGAAACAGATTGAAGGAATAGACCAAGACAGCAAGCGCCAAAAGATCATAAGCAAAATAGAAGGTTTGGTTCCAAAAGAGGGGCAAAATAGAAGGCGCTACATTTGTTAAGCAGTCAGCTTCAGTGGGGGAAGCCGCTGGTATAACAATTGCAATACGTAAGCAGTCAGCTTCACTAATGCTGCCAAGGGTACTATCCCCGTAGACAGAAAGAAGCCTGCTGTATTCAAAGAAACATCATGTCCCATTGACTAAAACCTACTATTCAAGGATCCAAACCCTGCATTTTGTGAAAATTCCATCTGAGACTCCCCTTGCACCCAGCAAAAATCAATATCAAAGACAGATGCACAACTCCAAATGATGACAGATGGGCTAAGCATTCCATACTGGCTCTATATAGTTTTTGTTCAAACACAGGGTTTGTTGCATGGAGCCAAAGGGCCTCTAGTCCAACTGGTTATAGCGTCCCGGCGGCACTCCTCGGTCCTGGATTCGACTCCCCGTgcgagcgaatttcaggctggggttaaaaaaatcccctcatctgtcccacgccaaagcacaggtctaaggaccGTCCCGTTCTCACTGGgcgacggtgccgctgtgtaagggtggggcaggggttcgcGGGTTTTATgggcctgcgtgagaaggtcttcttcttaatgcaatgtccgggggtggtcataccctcgcaggtccagttttttttttttttttttttttttgcatggcATAATTCCATAGCACCACGTGGTCATGATAGGCAGCTTTGAACATTCCTATCAATACAAACAGAACACGGAGGTGGAATAGTGATGTAAATTATGAAACATGTAGCCTTTCTACCGATTAGTAAGTGATGATTGAAAGTACAGGTGCAACAAAGTTATATAATACTGATGATTAAACAATCTAGTTAATTTTCCACTGTTTTGACAAGTAGTAGTGTCAGAAGTTTGAGCATCACATTAGAAATATTCTGAATCTTGAGACTGGCAGTCCTGAGAGTCAAATTCGATATGAttcaccacctccaaatggactaaattACTAATACGAACACCATATGCACAAAAAGAATAATCCACTTACTGTTCGGTTTGTGAAGCTTCCAAAAGATTCACCTTCCTGGCGTTTGCTATTCCAATAGGAAAACAGAGGTTCCAAAACCTTCTCGATGTCATCAAGCTTCACTTTATCCATAAATGATTCTGCTAGCGTACTCTGGTTTGGTGTTCCACCCAGCCAGATCTATGGTCACAGAGTAGAGCGCAATAAATACAAAAGGAACACAAAACTAAAGAGGCAAGATTGCCAAGCGAATGTAATCAAAGTGATGTGTAAAATATGTCAGTGTCACAATTCTTGTTACCTGGTAACTTTTTGGGCCATCACCAACAAAACCAAGCTCTGCCATATATGGTCTAGCACATCCATTAGGGCAGCCAGTTATCCTCACAACCACAGACTCAGAATCCTTGATACCAACCTATTAAGCAGATACAGTAACATCAAATGACAGGGCTCCAATACATATTATGCATCTGCATCTGCTAAACTGATTTCTCACAATATGACAGACAAATACCTTGTTGAAAACTGTTCTAATTCGTTTAAGAATGGGTAAGATCCCCCGTTCAGCTTCTGTTTGTGCCAAAGGGCACAGTGGCAAGGCAGGGCATGCCATGGCAGTTAAATTCAGGGGGTCCACATCCTGTGGTTCCTACATACATGAACACCAACTTCAGTTATATTCCACCAGCAAACTAAAATGTTGCAAAATCCAACTTACATAGTAACTAATCCTGTTTGcttatatttttttcttctctgaATTTTCAGTGTGAGAAAGGCTTCATTATGTGTTGGAGCGGTTATAACAAGAACAATGTTATCAATCGCAGcagcagaaaaaaaaacatgcaatTGATCGTTTCAAACCAGATGAATAAAACAGAGAAAGGAAATCTTACCAGCAGACCAGCTTGGGCAAGAGCTGTAGTAATGGATTCTCTCCATGCCTGATCAATCCCACATAAAATAAGATTTTGGTTTGGGGTAATACTAACATCCAAATTATACTTCTCAATTATCTCTCGTAGAGTTTTCTTTGCTTGCCCACCAACACGACCATTATCAACATGCACTCCATAGAATAATTTCCCATCACCCTACAATAGAAAAAAGAGGCAATTTAGAGCTCAAGATATAGATAATAAGAACAAAATGTTGCGACTAAGCAAGCATGTAAGTGAATTACTAACTTATCAAATGCTCTTCTTCTAGAGCACAAAGTAAAGGCAAAGTACAAGTATGCCATGTCAACTAGAAGAATTAAATGGAGAACATAACCTTTGCCACTGATCATCTCTAGATCAACAACAAAACCACAAATTACTTGGACTATACTTACTACAAGGTGGGGTGTTGGTTAAGAACACAGATTATCATTAGTTTCCCAAGACAACAAAAGAATCATATCAAATAATACCTGTTCTTGCCAGCCAAGGTAGCTGTTAAACTGCCACTCTGACAATGGTCGGAAACTTTCAAACTTCTTCCCGTAATATTTTTCAACTTCAGCCCGAAACTTGTCGATTCCCCAACGGTCAATCAAATACTTCATCCTACTATACTTGCGATCATCCCTTCTTCCATTTTCCCTCTGTGTGACGACGATGGCTTTTATAGCATATAATATATCTTCTTTCGGAACATAACCCAACGGATCAGCCAGCCGAGGGAATGTAGTTTCCACTCGGTGTGTTCTTCCCATGCCACCACCAACCTGGAAAATAGGGTAGTAAAAACATTATAGAATAAATTAACatgtaagaaaaaaaaattaccCAAAAGCAGAGTAGGTTCAGAATGTTTTTCATAGGCCTTACATAGATGTTAAAACCAATAGGTTCTCCTGCATCATCGGAAACAACAACGACACCAATGTCATTGGTCAGAATGTCAACAGAGTTATCACCAGCAGCGGTAACTGCGATCTTGAACTTCCTCGGTAGATACTGGGTGCCGTAGATTGGTTCAGGAGAGTCAGGGAAGTTTGTTCCATGTGAGTTGTCATTGCGGGATTTTGTCACCTCAGGAGGCTCTTCAGCTGACATTATCTTCTCTCCATCCACCCACAGGTCATAATAAGCCCCGGACTGTGGTGTAAGAAGTGCTGCAATGTTCTCTGCTGTTTGTTGAGCAAAAAGGATATCCTTTTTGACATAAGGTGCTGCAGGTGCAAGTACATTCCTGTTGAGATCGCCACAAGCGCCCAATGTTGAGCCCATATTCTTTATGACAGTGCTGAGAACAGTCTTCAAGTTCTTCTTAAGAACCCCGTGCAACTGGAATGTCTGCCTGGTCGTCAGGCGGAGTGTTCCAATGCCAAACTCATCAGCTAGTGTATCCATAGCCAAATAAAGCTGGTTTGGAACTTTTCCACAAGGATTCTTTGTACGGAGCATAAATGAGTAATTCTTCTGCCCACGGACGTCTCGATCAGTTTGCTGGTAGCTTCCATGAAACTTGATCAACTGAACAGCACTCTCGTTGATATTTGGGGCCTCCGAGACCAACTCCTCATTCAAAGGGTACCGGAGGAAATTGCTCTTTTCCTTGATTATCTCAACCTTGCTTCGCTTAACTTCAGAAGCATCCTTCTTCGCAGGCTGCAGGCATGATTTACGGATTCAGAATCTCAGATAACATAATTGTTCCATGATTGCATACATTTTTCTAGTAAACGAAATTTGATTGCACACTGTAGCCAAGGTTTTAACCGATATTCCAGGGGTATAAAAGGCTAATGTAAGGCAAAAGTAGTTttatttttgggaaaactttATCAATGTTTTGAAACAGAACATTTCGCACTGAAGACAAAAGTCAAAGCTTATCTCACTTCGTCCGAAGCCATTCTAGTATAAAATGGCAATACGAGTTATTTTAACAAATTTGTCTCCTTAATTAATAGAGTGAGTGCGCCACAGAAATCAAGAAACACTCGATCTTAGTATCTAACACCACCATCACTGGACATATTTTTTTAACGGACCGGACATAGTCACATATTCGCCACCAGGGACCAGCACCAAATAAATCATAAATCACGCGCTAGTAAAACTCGCATAAAAAAAATCGCCAGAACCGCAGGTTCAGATCACATTTCAGATTTCACAGTACCATTTTCAGCAAAGCACCCCTATTCCTTAATTCCCTTTCACTTGAAAAAACAGAACCCATGATCCCCTAGAAATGGCGGCGCTCCGAACACCCCATCCCGAGGAATCTCCCGCGACGAAGACCCGAAACCAAGCGACGCAGACTCACCGCGGAGACGGCGCGTATGCTGCCCGCGGACGCGCCGCCGCCACCCGGCGAGGCCGCGGCGGGTGGCGCCATCTGGATCGGCCTCCCGAGCATCCGCGACCTGGGGAGCGCGCCCCGGAAGCCGTGGAGCTCGGCGCCCCCGATCGCCGCCGACATCGCCGGAGCCCGGAAGAAGGTGGTGGGCggaggtgcggcggcggcggcggagtagCTGCGAGTCTGCGACTGCGAGCGAGGGTATTTGTCCGTGTTCGTTCGCAGTGTCGAGGGGTCGTGAGTCGTAGACGACGGGTACGGTGCTTTTATTGGGGAGGGAGGGCCCCACCGGGGTATGTGGGTGGAGATCACTCGCGTGGACGTCGTCCATGGGAAATGCTCGTTATCGTATTGGCGATGGTATTGGTGGGGCCGGTGCGTCAGTGATTCGTAGGAATCACGGTGTACGCACGCGGTGCGGGATGATGGTGAGGGAGTGGGGTGGGGACCGGAGGACACGAACGGCAGCGGTGAAGCATCGCGGCTGTCCACACCTGACGACTGTGGAGGCCACGCGTCCCGTGCCAGTCACTGACAAGTGGACTACGGTCGTGGTAACCCTGCCTGTCAGTGACATAAGAGAATGCTCCCGGCGCCTCGTAGCGTTTAGCACTCGTACTGCTGGCATATTTTTTTTTATCTGGTCGTGGTAGTAGTAGGCACGAGGCGGCCAAGATGCGCCTGCACTTGCTCGGCGGCTCTGGATTGGCCCGGCATCGTGCGGGTGCATTGAACCTGGACGTCTTTTTCCGTTGCCAAAATCTGGATTCCCCTCTCCTTCCTCGCTTCCGTTTCCGCGCGCGCAGCCGTGAGAGTGAGGTCAGAAATGAGATCAGGGGGCCGTGGGCCGGGATCTCGTGTGGCAGCTTGCACTCTGTTTCTGGCGTGATGCCGCGACGTACTGAAGTGACAGCGAGTGGCGTGGCCTCTCCTGATCTCGTTGCTCCTCCTGTCTCTTGTGCTTGGATAAAGCCGCGCACCGGATAATTTGCAGCCCCGTTTCGAGGAAATTTGGTGTGTGCGGTAGCCGGTAGGTAGCGGTGGGATTTGCAGATCATTGGCGGCGTGTCACGGTCGCGGCGGAGTGCGTGTGTGCATGGCGCAGCAGGTGCTGATTCTCTGTGCCACAAAGCTGAGCCCGAAAGCTCCGTGTATGCACcttgttgttttcttttccttttaccgGAATGCCCAGAGATGTCAAACATGCTCGTTGGTTTAAGCCAGGACTCATCAGTCAgctaacaatgtttttctctcacaacaaatcagtaccAGCTGGGCTTGTCGGCCcagaaaccaacaaacgaacgggCCGAAAGTGTCAACGGTCGACGTCACCACCCGTTTTGCTTTCAGGAAATGCACGTCAAGATCTTGGCAAAAGTGAGTACGGATAAGCACTGTTTGTTGGAGAGTTTTGGGGCAGCGAACGTCTGAGTTCGTACCGCTCATGCAGTCACGCCCGAGGTCGTTTGGATCAAAGGAGTTTCATAGAAAATCAAAGGAAACCAAGGCGATCAAATGGGAAGCGAGTAGAGCATCTTTCCTTTCCTTTGGAACactatcatcatcttcttcacgATTTCACGGGAAAAGCAAAAATCTACTTCAACGTTTGGTTTTTTTTTCTTCCTCTATTTACGGCGGCCTGAAGTGGCTACACCATTAAACTCATCGGATGGATATGATAGCGCACAATTGTTTAGCAAGGTAGGGCCTGTTTAGCTCCACCAAAatctaaactttggcactatgcaaaaagaagattctccgtcatattaaacttgcggtacatatatggagtactaaatgttgacgaaatcaaaaactaattgcacagtttggttgtactttgcgagacgaacgttttgagactAATTAgtcaattattaccaaatacaaacgaaatgttaCAGTACACTATATGACGCTACAGTAATTTTGTCGGCGCCGAATCGGCCCAACTAAACGAGGGCCTAGAGTAGTGGGTTCGTCCTCCTTGTGGGCGTACTTGTTTATTTGTTGCTAAATCTTGCCAGCTCATGCTGCATGGCGTCAAGATAAACACCATGGTTGTCAGGTTGTGTGAAGAGAGTGGGCCGGGGGAAGAGAGAAGAAAGATTGGAGCTGTTGGAGAGTGGAGCTCGATGTGTCTCAAAGACGGAGATGCTGGCATGCTTGATTGGAATACCCGGATGAAAAAAATGACTACTAGTAGGGGCGAATGAATGGTGTCTATGACTGCAAGCACGGTGATGTGTAGTTTCATCCATTAACCATTGTTTCTATGGCTTTCATGCCGATGGTCTTCAGTGTTTGTGCAATTGTATCTTGATCTTGCGTTCAGATTCAGATTTAGTTTTTTCTTTTTAAAGGGATAGATCCACATACAGTTGGAACTATTTAGAAACCATGGGCTACCTATTTGGAACCGGACCAAGGCAGCCCATTCCAAACTGGTTGAACTGCTCCTCCAAACCCAATTCACACCGACCCGCTTTCCTGGACCAGTCCATTGGCAACGACGAAAACAAGCCCAAAAATGAATAACAAACGTTAAAGGAAAAGGTCCATTTTACCTTCCTCTGAAAGTTTAGTTTTTCTCatcttttaaaaccgttcattttaCCTCCCTACCTGGGTGGTTTTCAaaacggttttgtctttttcttttttatttattttggctgaatatttaaaaaatcatagtaaatcataaaaaaatCGTAAAATtggaaatccaattttgttggactccacatgagtaaatCTATACAGTATGGTATTCTTTAGTaaaaagtttttgttgtagctttacatctatgtttttctataattaattcatagctgcagtttctatggtccaattgtggtgaaatttttatggtggtctaattattgtatgctttaaCTGTAGTAAACATTTCATACTCATTTATATTTTTACAcacttttaactattttaaaactatttaacaagtataaaaataaataaatctataactcagttacacatgatccaatgagcatgaatTTTTTACTAAAGTTCAatcatataataattagcccaccataaattTTTATCACAATTGAACCATAGAAACTGTAGATTTGAACTAATTACAGAaaatcatagatctaaagctacaacaaaaactttgtactaaagcatactgttgggtaccacaaaaggagtcccctaagcaagaaccgaaaaaatcgcttagaccctgtcaaaatcaaagccaagagacaactattggctaacccccagccttgtccgaggctaccgattctccgtcttgctcgaggccgcgcacgtaaggcctcggacaggaaaccgattctccgtctcgctcgaggccggctcgtaaggcctcggacggggaaccgattctccgtctcgct harbors:
- the LOC136518734 gene encoding uncharacterized protein, translated to MGCCISKKCDEPSGVAAGEASRRRSEARDPPPPPPEEETVKEVLSETPKAKPRPRPRRVAASAAGQEAGETTAKPKAGTARAKVGGGGVGGRARRAVGPARSGPSGDEKTEVASESSAATTAAGPERSPAKAAAASRRRAAAVSGEVARCARWDRGAAGAGGRPGGGRASPSPPPPQPQPRRRDTITGERPARRSPSPAAKRTQEQRRVGAASAASGTGTQRKPPVPVRPCGRASPRRGQEATAPAPPELSPPAQPREPEDCASPPPVLPEENAGAVAGDGEGKESLDNPLVAMECFIFL
- the LOC136516274 gene encoding sulfite reductase [ferredoxin], chloroplastic-like, with the protein product MSAAIGGAELHGFRGALPRSRMLGRPIQMAPPAAASPGGGGASAGSIRAVSAPAKKDASEVKRSKVEIIKEKSNFLRYPLNEELVSEAPNINESAVQLIKFHGSYQQTDRDVRGQKNYSFMLRTKNPCGKVPNQLYLAMDTLADEFGIGTLRLTTRQTFQLHGVLKKNLKTVLSTVIKNMGSTLGACGDLNRNVLAPAAPYVKKDILFAQQTAENIAALLTPQSGAYYDLWVDGEKIMSAEEPPEVTKSRNDNSHGTNFPDSPEPIYGTQYLPRKFKIAVTAAGDNSVDILTNDIGVVVVSDDAGEPIGFNIYVGGGMGRTHRVETTFPRLADPLGYVPKEDILYAIKAIVVTQRENGRRDDRKYSRMKYLIDRWGIDKFRAEVEKYYGKKFESFRPLSEWQFNSYLGWQEQGDGKLFYGVHVDNGRVGGQAKKTLREIIEKYNLDVSITPNQNLILCGIDQAWRESITTALAQAGLLEPQDVDPLNLTAMACPALPLCPLAQTEAERGILPILKRIRTVFNKVGIKDSESVVVRITGCPNGCARPYMAELGFVGDGPKSYQIWLGGTPNQSTLAESFMDKVKLDDIEKVLEPLFSYWNSKRQEGESFGSFTNRTGFDKLKEVVNKWAESPSAA